One Rosa chinensis cultivar Old Blush chromosome 3, RchiOBHm-V2, whole genome shotgun sequence DNA window includes the following coding sequences:
- the LOC112191511 gene encoding uncharacterized protein LOC112191511 isoform X1: MDEEEEAPTHRPPPPFVEVKCESSGMRRRFAMGTEAGFAVSVINSKLGTVGDPHPHPLSLHIKAVKEGEEPITFGPNSLLVDYGPGWTLHTVTQLPFSGGEGVVRPKPMQVPHVMGSDNLHAAKGVPRQAIDFMYIGKIVLAFIFIFVLGAILTLVLENIPRLMKLLEQYV, encoded by the exons atggacgaagaagaagaagctccaACTCATCGGCCTCCTCCTCCg TTTGTGGAGGTGAAGTGCGAGAGTTCAGGCATGAGAAGGCGCTTCGCAATGGGCACAGAAGCAGGTTTCGCAGTGTCAGTCATAAACAGCAAATTGGGTACAGTGGGGGACCCTCACCCTCACCCTCTTTCTCTGCACATTAAAGCCGTTAAGGAAGGTGAGGAGCCTATCACTTTCGGACCCAACTCACTTCTCGTCGACTACGGCCCCGGTTGGACGTTACACACTGTTACCCAACTCCCATTTTCTG GTGGAGAAGGTGTTGTTAGGCCAAAGCCAATGCAAGTTCCTCATGTAATG GGCTCTGACAACTTGCATGCTGCAAAGGGGGTACCAAGACAAGCAATCGATTTTATGTACATTGGAAAAATAgtgttagcttttatttttatttttgtacttGGCGCAATTTTGACTTTGGTTCTTGAGAACATTCCTAGACTGATGAAGTTGCTCGAACAATATGTGTAA
- the LOC112191511 gene encoding uncharacterized protein LOC112191511 isoform X2, with protein sequence MDEEEEAPTHRPPPPFVEVKCESSGMRRRFAMGTEAGFAVSVINSKLGTVGDPHPHPLSLHIKAVKEGEEPITFGPNSLLVDYGPGWTLHTVTQLPFSGGEGVVRPKPMQVPHVMFFCRALTTCMLQRGYQDKQSILCTLEK encoded by the exons atggacgaagaagaagaagctccaACTCATCGGCCTCCTCCTCCg TTTGTGGAGGTGAAGTGCGAGAGTTCAGGCATGAGAAGGCGCTTCGCAATGGGCACAGAAGCAGGTTTCGCAGTGTCAGTCATAAACAGCAAATTGGGTACAGTGGGGGACCCTCACCCTCACCCTCTTTCTCTGCACATTAAAGCCGTTAAGGAAGGTGAGGAGCCTATCACTTTCGGACCCAACTCACTTCTCGTCGACTACGGCCCCGGTTGGACGTTACACACTGTTACCCAACTCCCATTTTCTG GTGGAGAAGGTGTTGTTAGGCCAAAGCCAATGCAAGTTCCTCATGTAATG TTCTTTTGTAGGGCTCTGACAACTTGCATGCTGCAAAGGGGGTACCAAGACAAGCAATCGATTTTATGTACATTGGAAAAATAg